A genomic window from Candidatus Kouleothrix ribensis includes:
- a CDS encoding carbohydrate ABC transporter permease: MATDLFAERPQRRIQSRWAGLALHVLLLLGSVVMLLPFIWMLSTSLKTPAETFAYPPIWIPKTIAWSNYSRTVAAMPFGRFYLNSLIVTISVTVLQIITSSLAAFAFARLRFRGRTALFLLYLATLMIPFQITMIPNFILVRLLGWYDTYQALILPPAFSAFSTFLLRQYFLGIPFDLDEAARIDGASSLRIWWSVILPLSGPVLAALAIFVSLNTWNDFLWPLIVTNSPLMRTLPVGLSTFQGQFKVEWNLLMAGSVIAMLPVLIVYMIGQRWFIRGIAMSGMGGR; this comes from the coding sequence ATGGCCACGGATCTGTTCGCCGAGCGCCCACAGCGGCGCATCCAATCGCGCTGGGCTGGGCTGGCGCTACACGTGCTGCTGCTGCTCGGCAGCGTGGTGATGCTGCTGCCGTTCATCTGGATGCTCAGCACCTCGCTCAAGACACCGGCCGAGACGTTCGCCTACCCGCCGATCTGGATTCCCAAAACGATCGCCTGGAGCAACTACAGCCGGACGGTCGCGGCCATGCCGTTCGGGCGCTTCTACCTGAACAGCCTGATCGTGACGATCAGCGTGACCGTGCTGCAGATTATCACGTCGTCGCTGGCGGCGTTCGCGTTCGCACGCCTGCGCTTCCGCGGCCGCACCGCGCTGTTTCTGCTCTACCTGGCAACCCTGATGATCCCGTTCCAGATCACCATGATCCCGAACTTCATCCTGGTGCGCCTGCTGGGCTGGTACGATACCTACCAGGCGCTGATCCTGCCGCCGGCGTTCTCGGCCTTCAGCACGTTTCTGCTGCGCCAGTATTTCCTGGGTATTCCGTTCGACCTCGACGAGGCCGCGCGGATCGATGGCGCCTCGTCGCTGCGGATCTGGTGGAGCGTGATCCTGCCGCTGAGCGGGCCGGTGCTGGCCGCGCTGGCGATCTTTGTGTCGCTGAACACCTGGAACGATTTCCTGTGGCCGCTGATCGTGACCAACTCGCCGCTGATGCGTACACTGCCGGTCGGGCTGAGCACCTTCCAGGGCCAGTTCAAAGTCGAGTGGAACTTGCTGATGGCCGGCTCGGTGATCGCGATGCTGCCCGTGCTGATCGTGTATATGATCGGCCAGCGCTGGTTCATCCGCGGCATTGCTATGTCGGGCATGGGCGGGCGCTAG
- a CDS encoding glycogen debranching protein produces MKSDALLHETRQRALEVIWRCVTPRGFRASGLAAGYPQIWTRDNGVVFLGAAATGDPQLIATARAALETMSAYQSARGLISLNVNPDTGFISTENAGAVDSNLWYLLGHYLYFNLSGDLLFLERHWPAIDRAMIWLEYQDMNECGLLEIPEAGNWMDLLAVRYNTLYDNVLYYAAALAHAELFRALPAGAGGHQLAIDAQGIHERLNSLMWIDRCWVAEHFAEHLERLKSFRLEWFMLYHNIGTISSRPFYLPWVAFREYGDWCDSLGNLLAILTGVADGHRTEHILRFMHQVGMHEPYPTKAIHPPIYPGESNWREYYRSRNLNIPHQYHNGGIWPMIGGFHVAALVRHQWQSEAERTLVRLAKANRQGLNDEWEFNEWMHGGSGHPMGYAQQAWSAAMYLYADHALHAGTLPLFDALLAAKPAAAVAAEVNDLVVRPGGGPV; encoded by the coding sequence ATGAAAAGTGATGCGCTGCTCCACGAAACGCGCCAGCGCGCCCTTGAGGTGATCTGGCGCTGCGTCACGCCGCGCGGCTTTCGCGCCTCGGGGCTGGCCGCCGGCTACCCACAGATCTGGACGCGTGATAACGGAGTTGTGTTCCTGGGCGCGGCGGCCACCGGCGACCCCCAGCTGATCGCGACGGCGCGCGCGGCGCTCGAGACCATGAGCGCCTACCAGTCGGCGCGCGGCCTGATCTCGCTGAACGTCAACCCCGACACCGGCTTCATCAGCACCGAGAACGCCGGCGCGGTCGACTCGAACCTGTGGTACCTGCTCGGCCACTACCTGTACTTCAACCTCAGCGGCGACCTGCTGTTCCTCGAGCGGCACTGGCCGGCGATCGATCGGGCCATGATCTGGCTCGAGTACCAGGACATGAACGAGTGCGGGCTGCTCGAGATCCCCGAGGCCGGCAACTGGATGGATCTGCTGGCGGTGCGCTACAACACGCTGTACGATAATGTGCTGTACTACGCGGCCGCGCTGGCGCACGCCGAGCTGTTCCGCGCGCTGCCGGCCGGTGCGGGCGGGCATCAGCTGGCGATCGACGCGCAGGGCATCCACGAGCGGCTCAACTCGCTGATGTGGATCGATCGCTGCTGGGTGGCCGAGCACTTTGCCGAGCACCTCGAGCGGCTCAAGTCGTTCCGGCTGGAATGGTTCATGCTCTACCACAACATCGGCACGATCTCGAGCCGGCCGTTCTACCTGCCGTGGGTCGCGTTTCGCGAGTATGGCGACTGGTGCGACAGCCTGGGCAACCTGCTGGCGATCCTCACCGGCGTAGCCGACGGGCACCGCACCGAGCATATCTTGCGCTTTATGCACCAGGTCGGCATGCACGAACCCTACCCCACCAAGGCCATCCACCCGCCGATCTACCCTGGCGAGAGCAACTGGCGCGAGTACTACCGCAGCCGCAATTTGAATATTCCGCACCAGTATCACAACGGCGGCATCTGGCCGATGATCGGCGGCTTTCACGTGGCAGCGCTGGTGCGCCACCAATGGCAGAGCGAGGCCGAACGCACGCTCGTGCGCCTGGCCAAGGCCAACCGCCAGGGCCTCAACGACGAATGGGAGTTTAACGAGTGGATGCACGGCGGCAGCGGCCACCCCATGGGCTACGCGCAGCAGGCCTGGTCGGCCGCAATGTACCTTTACGCCGACCACGCGCTCCACGCCGGCACGCTGCCACTATTCGACGCGCTGCTGGCGGCGAAGCCGGCCGCTGCGGTGGCCGCCGAGGTGAACGACCTGGTCGTGCGGCCGGGCGGTGGGCCAGTCTAG
- a CDS encoding VCBS repeat-containing protein: MLPRKNRRIIILLAAALLAGCGQPALVRYAPLVPLRGRTAVAAQASALASPAACTGTFAAHDLDHTTAAPARIARMFEGNGSGVAIDDLDGDGRPEVVLANSYGPNTILWNQGGLHFRTERMPQGDARAVNIVDVDGDGRPDMVFTRRQAAPAYWRNTGDPAARFVQTLLPNVARPAYAMAWGDLDGDGALDLVAGSYDAELLTSQGTSFLLGPGAGVYAYTRSGTGFAPSKGFIN, encoded by the coding sequence ATGCTTCCCAGAAAAAATCGCCGCATCATCATACTGCTCGCGGCGGCGCTGCTGGCCGGCTGCGGCCAGCCGGCGCTGGTGCGCTATGCGCCGCTGGTGCCGCTGCGCGGGCGCACGGCGGTGGCGGCACAGGCCAGCGCGCTGGCCAGCCCGGCGGCGTGTACCGGCACATTCGCCGCGCACGATCTCGATCACACCACCGCCGCACCGGCGCGGATCGCGCGCATGTTCGAGGGCAACGGCTCGGGTGTGGCGATCGACGACCTCGACGGCGACGGGCGGCCCGAGGTGGTGCTGGCGAATAGCTACGGCCCGAATACGATCCTCTGGAACCAGGGCGGCCTGCACTTCCGCACCGAGCGCATGCCCCAGGGCGACGCGCGCGCCGTCAATATTGTCGATGTCGATGGCGATGGCCGGCCCGACATGGTGTTCACGCGCCGCCAGGCCGCGCCGGCCTACTGGCGCAACACCGGCGACCCGGCCGCGCGCTTCGTGCAGACATTGCTGCCGAATGTGGCGCGCCCGGCCTATGCCATGGCCTGGGGCGACCTCGACGGCGACGGTGCGCTCGATCTGGTGGCCGGCTCGTACGATGCCGAGCTGCTGACGAGCCAGGGCACGAGCTTCCTGCTCGGCCCCGGCGCCGGTGTGTATGCCTACACCCGCAGCGGCACGGGGTTCGCGCCCTCAAAGGGTTTCATCAATTGA
- a CDS encoding sugar ABC transporter permease, producing MATRAEKTTSAAQRRPSRRGWRPGHQREAYLFLLPSFLGFVLFIVGPVLASLALSLVRWNLLNPPVFIGLGNYTEIFTRDPLFFQAFSNTLFYAVTIVPLQLLAGLTIALALNQGLRGVKIYRLIYFMPVVSSVVAAALIFQWMFNRDFGVISAIFWWLGDITGLPIAPPDWLNSSAWAKPAIVLLTVWKNMGFTMVIYLAGLQAVPEELYDAAKVDGASAWQRLRSITLPLISPTTFFLLIIQMIGAFQLFSEPFVMTRGQGGPAGATMSIVFYIYQAAFKYSQMGKASAGAWVLFAFIFACTLIQNRLQKRWVHYEAGEA from the coding sequence ATGGCTACACGAGCGGAAAAGACTACCTCGGCGGCGCAGCGCCGCCCAAGCAGGCGCGGCTGGCGGCCGGGCCACCAGCGCGAAGCCTACCTGTTCCTGCTGCCGAGCTTCCTGGGCTTTGTGCTGTTTATCGTCGGGCCGGTGCTGGCCTCGCTGGCACTTAGCCTGGTGCGCTGGAACCTGCTCAACCCACCGGTGTTCATCGGCCTGGGCAACTACACCGAAATCTTCACGCGCGACCCGCTGTTCTTCCAGGCGTTTAGCAACACGCTATTCTACGCCGTGACGATCGTGCCGCTGCAGCTGCTGGCCGGCCTGACGATCGCGCTGGCGCTGAACCAGGGCCTGCGCGGTGTCAAGATCTACCGGCTGATCTACTTCATGCCGGTGGTCAGCAGCGTGGTGGCGGCGGCGCTGATCTTCCAGTGGATGTTCAACCGCGACTTCGGGGTGATCAGCGCGATCTTCTGGTGGCTCGGCGACATCACCGGCCTGCCGATCGCGCCGCCCGACTGGCTGAATAGCTCGGCCTGGGCCAAGCCGGCGATCGTGCTGCTGACGGTGTGGAAGAACATGGGCTTCACCATGGTGATCTACCTGGCCGGCCTGCAGGCCGTGCCCGAAGAGCTCTACGACGCCGCCAAAGTCGATGGCGCCAGCGCCTGGCAGCGCCTGCGCAGCATCACGCTGCCGCTGATCAGCCCGACCACGTTCTTCCTGCTGATCATCCAGATGATCGGCGCATTCCAGCTATTCAGCGAGCCGTTCGTGATGACGCGCGGCCAGGGTGGCCCGGCCGGCGCAACCATGTCGATCGTGTTCTATATCTACCAGGCCGCGTTCAAGTATAGCCAGATGGGCAAGGCCTCGGCCGGTGCGTGGGTGCTGTTCGCGTTTATCTTCGCGTGTACGCTGATCCAGAACCGGCTGCAGAAGCGCTGGGTTCACTACGAAGCCGGGGAGGCCTAG
- a CDS encoding sugar ABC transporter substrate-binding protein, whose amino-acid sequence MFSYRFSRLLPLLLIALVALAACGGASPPSGGAATSAPAAPTAAPAAATAVPTPAPAAEATAAPAATTTTITWGFWGSPEEKASHEKVAAEFMKTHPSIKVEVWHQPWDDYFTKLKTLWASGDSAQIPDVLFLWPTPSYAATGVLEDLTPYIQKSNYNVGDYWPALLESASYAGKVYGFPRDIETNVIYYNKAIFDEAGVAYPTNDWTWDDFLAAAQKLAKIEANGRVTRYALAAEGGKWSKFVMQSGGSILDDMRNPSKCTLAEPKALAGLTFFSDLMNKNLAMRDAALSQAGGDAAVFQSGQAAMILQNSSRVSAFNAANLNYDVAAAPIPKDGQRANGAGGAAWVMSAKSDNKDAAWEFLSWLQSTEGGEKLYTQSGEIFPALQSVANDVFLKQTAPPANKQAFLTEGQAAKVGAFGYFPDWDELSGSIIEPGLQKVWAGEQSPADAATAICSQADAFLKDKGYPKP is encoded by the coding sequence ATGTTCTCGTACCGATTCTCACGGCTGCTGCCGCTGCTGCTGATCGCGCTGGTGGCGCTGGCAGCCTGCGGTGGTGCCAGCCCGCCCAGCGGTGGCGCGGCCACCAGTGCCCCGGCCGCACCAACCGCCGCGCCGGCTGCGGCTACGGCAGTGCCCACGCCGGCACCAGCCGCCGAGGCGACCGCCGCGCCGGCTGCCACAACCACCACGATCACCTGGGGCTTCTGGGGCAGCCCCGAAGAAAAGGCCAGCCACGAGAAGGTCGCGGCTGAGTTTATGAAGACCCACCCGAGCATTAAGGTTGAGGTTTGGCACCAGCCCTGGGACGACTACTTCACCAAGCTGAAGACGCTGTGGGCCAGCGGCGACTCGGCCCAGATCCCCGACGTGCTGTTCCTATGGCCGACGCCCAGCTACGCCGCCACCGGCGTGCTGGAAGACCTGACGCCGTACATCCAGAAGAGCAACTATAATGTGGGCGACTACTGGCCGGCGCTGCTCGAGTCGGCCAGCTACGCCGGCAAGGTCTACGGCTTCCCGCGCGACATCGAGACCAACGTGATCTACTACAACAAGGCGATCTTCGACGAGGCCGGCGTAGCCTACCCGACCAACGACTGGACCTGGGACGACTTCCTGGCCGCCGCCCAGAAGCTGGCGAAGATCGAGGCCAACGGCCGCGTCACGCGCTATGCCTTGGCCGCCGAGGGTGGCAAGTGGTCGAAGTTCGTGATGCAGAGCGGCGGCAGCATCCTCGACGACATGCGCAACCCGTCGAAGTGTACGCTGGCCGAGCCGAAGGCGCTGGCAGGATTGACCTTCTTCAGCGACCTGATGAACAAGAACCTGGCCATGCGCGACGCCGCGCTGAGCCAGGCCGGCGGCGACGCGGCAGTGTTCCAGAGCGGCCAGGCGGCCATGATCCTGCAGAACTCGAGCCGCGTGTCGGCCTTCAACGCCGCCAACCTGAACTACGATGTCGCGGCCGCGCCGATCCCGAAAGACGGCCAGCGCGCTAATGGTGCGGGCGGCGCAGCCTGGGTTATGTCGGCCAAGAGCGACAATAAAGACGCGGCATGGGAGTTCTTGAGCTGGCTGCAGAGCACCGAGGGCGGCGAGAAGCTGTACACGCAGTCGGGCGAGATCTTCCCGGCGCTGCAGAGTGTAGCCAACGACGTGTTCCTGAAGCAGACGGCGCCACCGGCGAATAAGCAGGCGTTCCTGACCGAAGGCCAGGCGGCCAAGGTTGGCGCGTTCGGCTACTTCCCCGACTGGGACGAGCTGAGCGGGTCGATCATCGAACCCGGCCTGCAGAAGGTCTGGGCCGGCGAGCAAAGCCCGGCCGACGCGGCCACGGCGATCTGCAGCCAGGCCGACGCGTTTTTGAAGGACAAGGGCTACCCCAAGCCGTAA